From a single Shewanella denitrificans OS217 genomic region:
- a CDS encoding ABC transporter permease subunit: MESQVSQPASAASKILGGSKAKSRAFKDKAAQVGVTIGGTLVFVALLLIFFYLLYVIKPIFDGADIRPLSKISLIDTQTPSLMIGTDEQNEIAFRVLMDGQVEFYSVASGQLLSSQIPLLSEGETVTSSAKSSPNEQRFALGLSSGKVLVVDVDFAVTYPDNQRLITPRLRYPNGETPLNLSTNSAVYNLAFDYSDSRMSFAYQDKDGQWRFNRQEGEENMMTEEVEWSSTESIIADAPANKTHALVTPDHSQLILPGTDKIFVYNTRDADAIDLLQVIDVRNGQDTVSQVSLLAGASSILVSYHSGLVAQYFQVNSDSGRLYQRIRQFDELAPMSAIATEFYRKSFAVVSKEGELSLLYTTSERKLFEQKMALQSPSNMAFSPRSNALIIETNQVLSLFAVDNSHPEVSWSAMWEKVWYEGYPEPKYVWQSTSGSDDFEAKLSLMPLAFGTMKAAFYAMLFAVPLAVAGAIYTAYFMSPKVRSIVKPTIEIMEALPTVILGFLAGLWLAPLIEDHLPGIFMLLVLLPSAILASAFSWSLLPGRWKQRLPEVYQELMLIPVIIFVGWFCFAISPTVELALFGGDTRQFITNELGITFDQRNALVVGIAMGFAVIPTIFSIAEDAIFSVPRHLSNGSLALGATNWQTLTRVVLLTASPGIFSAIMMGLGRAVGETMIVLMATGNTAILEWSVFEGMRTLAANIAVEMPESAIGSSHYRVLFLAAFVLFIFTFFFNTIAEVVRQRLRERYSSL; this comes from the coding sequence ATGGAAAGTCAGGTAAGTCAGCCGGCTTCTGCTGCCAGCAAGATTTTAGGTGGCAGCAAGGCAAAAAGCAGGGCATTTAAAGATAAGGCTGCACAAGTGGGTGTCACCATAGGTGGCACCTTAGTCTTCGTCGCCTTATTGTTGATTTTCTTTTATTTACTTTATGTTATCAAACCTATTTTTGATGGGGCAGATATTCGCCCTCTAAGTAAGATTAGTTTAATAGACACTCAGACACCTAGCCTGATGATAGGCACAGATGAACAAAACGAAATTGCCTTCAGGGTGCTAATGGATGGCCAAGTTGAATTCTATTCTGTGGCCAGTGGTCAACTGCTAAGCTCACAAATACCTCTACTCAGTGAAGGCGAAACTGTCACCAGTAGTGCCAAATCTTCACCTAATGAGCAAAGGTTTGCCTTAGGGCTTAGCTCGGGCAAGGTGTTGGTCGTCGATGTCGATTTCGCTGTGACCTACCCAGACAATCAAAGGCTTATCACCCCAAGATTGCGCTATCCCAATGGTGAAACGCCGCTTAATCTATCCACGAATTCTGCCGTGTATAACCTAGCATTTGATTACAGCGATAGCCGCATGAGTTTTGCTTATCAAGACAAGGATGGCCAGTGGCGTTTTAACCGTCAAGAAGGCGAAGAGAACATGATGACAGAGGAAGTTGAGTGGAGCTCAACAGAATCTATTATTGCTGATGCCCCCGCCAATAAAACCCATGCCTTAGTCACCCCAGATCATAGCCAATTAATTTTGCCTGGCACAGATAAAATTTTCGTCTACAACACCCGCGATGCCGATGCCATTGACTTGCTTCAAGTCATAGACGTGAGAAACGGACAAGATACCGTGAGCCAAGTGTCGTTACTGGCGGGGGCGAGCTCCATTCTAGTGAGCTATCACTCTGGCCTCGTGGCGCAATACTTTCAGGTCAATAGTGACAGTGGCCGCTTATATCAACGCATTCGTCAATTCGATGAGCTTGCGCCCATGTCAGCTATCGCCACCGAGTTTTACCGCAAAAGCTTTGCTGTGGTGAGCAAAGAGGGTGAGTTATCTCTACTCTATACCACCAGTGAACGTAAATTATTTGAACAGAAAATGGCGCTTCAATCACCAAGCAATATGGCGTTTAGTCCCCGTTCCAATGCCTTGATCATCGAAACTAACCAAGTACTTAGCCTGTTTGCGGTTGATAATAGTCACCCAGAAGTCAGCTGGAGTGCCATGTGGGAAAAGGTGTGGTACGAAGGTTACCCTGAGCCTAAATACGTGTGGCAGTCGACGTCTGGCTCTGATGATTTTGAAGCCAAATTGAGCTTGATGCCGCTGGCGTTTGGCACCATGAAGGCGGCGTTCTACGCCATGCTATTTGCTGTGCCGCTTGCGGTAGCAGGCGCTATTTATACCGCTTACTTTATGTCTCCTAAGGTGCGCAGCATAGTGAAGCCCACCATCGAAATTATGGAAGCGCTGCCGACTGTGATTTTAGGTTTCTTGGCTGGATTATGGCTCGCGCCGTTAATTGAGGATCACCTCCCTGGGATTTTCATGCTGCTTGTGCTGCTGCCCAGCGCTATTTTAGCCAGTGCGTTTTCTTGGAGCTTATTACCGGGGCGTTGGAAGCAGCGTTTGCCCGAAGTTTATCAAGAGTTGATGCTTATTCCTGTGATTATCTTTGTGGGTTGGTTCTGCTTTGCTATCAGCCCCACGGTCGAGCTTGCCTTGTTTGGCGGCGATACCCGTCAATTTATTACCAATGAGCTCGGGATCACCTTCGATCAACGTAACGCCTTAGTGGTGGGAATTGCCATGGGTTTTGCGGTGATTCCAACCATATTCTCCATTGCCGAAGATGCCATTTTCTCTGTGCCGCGTCACTTATCCAACGGCAGTTTAGCCTTAGGTGCGACTAACTGGCAGACGCTGACTCGGGTGGTGCTACTTACAGCAAGTCCAGGTATTTTCTCTGCCATCATGATGGGCCTTGGCCGCGCAGTGGGGGAGACCATGATAGTACTGATGGCAACCGGTAACACGGCCATCTTAGAGTGGAGTGTGTTCGAGGGCATGCGTACCTTAGCGGCTAATATCGCGGTAGAAATGCCTGAGTCGGCCATTGGCAGCTCCCATTATCGGGTCTTGTTCCTCGCGGCCTTTGTTTTGTTTATTTTCACCTTCTTCTTTAACACCATAGCCGAAGTTGTCCGTCAACGATTGAGAGAGCGTTATAGCTCGCTGTAA
- a CDS encoding DUF2797 domain-containing protein, which produces MLGTLKKLRSRLDEADLVQYNLVVGDQELPLNPLIGQTLSLTHTGNIFCCNCGRKTKKSYSQGHCFPCMQKLASCDMCIMKPETCHFDQGTCREPQWAQSHCFVPHYVYLSNTSGIKVGITRNNQLPTRWIDQGATQGLAIFKVSTRQLSGLIEVELAKLVKDKTNWQAMLKSNAADIDLNAKAQELIPHIEHRLNELAMEKGEYKIERLTETIQQINYPMTAFPKKISSHNFDKVPEVTGVLLGIKGQYLIFDTGVINIRKFSAYEVTVTTN; this is translated from the coding sequence ATGCTTGGAACGTTAAAAAAGCTTCGAAGCCGCCTTGATGAAGCGGATCTAGTGCAGTATAACCTGGTCGTCGGTGACCAAGAACTCCCGCTAAACCCCCTTATCGGTCAAACCCTTAGCTTAACTCACACAGGTAATATTTTTTGCTGTAATTGTGGCCGTAAAACTAAGAAAAGTTATTCTCAAGGCCATTGCTTTCCTTGCATGCAAAAACTTGCCAGCTGCGACATGTGCATCATGAAACCTGAGACTTGTCATTTCGATCAAGGCACCTGCCGTGAACCGCAGTGGGCTCAGTCCCATTGTTTTGTGCCCCACTATGTCTATCTGTCTAATACCTCAGGCATTAAGGTGGGGATCACCCGCAACAATCAATTGCCCACCCGCTGGATTGACCAAGGTGCCACCCAAGGCCTAGCCATCTTTAAGGTCTCTACCCGTCAACTCTCAGGCCTTATCGAAGTGGAATTAGCCAAGCTGGTTAAAGACAAAACCAATTGGCAGGCGATGCTCAAGAGCAATGCCGCTGATATTGACTTAAATGCCAAAGCACAGGAGCTTATCCCGCATATAGAGCATAGGCTGAACGAGCTTGCCATGGAAAAAGGCGAGTACAAAATTGAGCGTTTAACTGAAACTATTCAGCAGATAAACTACCCTATGACCGCGTTTCCTAAGAAAATCAGCTCGCACAATTTCGATAAGGTTCCAGAGGTCACAGGGGTATTATTAGGCATTAAAGGGCAATACCTGATCTTTGATACTGGGGTGATTAACATCCGCAAGTTCAGCGCCTATGAAGTCACTGTCACGACTAACTAG
- a CDS encoding glycine cleavage system protein R codes for MVRYLITLQATDRKGLVEQIANTISHHGGNWLDSEMRHIEGVFAAILQLEIDEQKWDELLEALECLEGLSLTFAKTSITPKPIKRLSYNLVAYDRPGLVLEISNKISALGINIEEFSSQFETASHTGVALFRATFGLGLTDPSQEALLTESLYAMGDDVVLDKLSKSA; via the coding sequence ATGGTAAGGTACCTAATAACGCTACAAGCAACTGATAGGAAAGGATTAGTTGAGCAAATCGCTAACACAATCAGTCATCATGGTGGCAACTGGTTAGACTCTGAAATGCGTCATATCGAGGGGGTTTTTGCGGCAATATTACAACTAGAAATCGACGAGCAAAAATGGGATGAGCTGTTAGAAGCCTTAGAATGCCTTGAAGGTTTGAGCCTGACGTTCGCTAAAACCAGCATTACCCCTAAGCCCATTAAGCGCCTGAGCTACAATTTAGTGGCCTATGATAGACCTGGCCTCGTACTTGAAATATCGAACAAAATTAGTGCATTAGGCATCAATATTGAAGAGTTCAGCAGCCAGTTTGAAACGGCAAGCCACACGGGCGTTGCCCTGTTTCGAGCCACCTTCGGCTTAGGATTAACTGACCCATCCCAAGAAGCCTTGTTAACCGAATCTCTCTACGCCATGGGCGATGACGTGGTGCTGGATAAACTCAGTAAAAGTGCATGA
- the metA gene encoding homoserine O-acetyltransferase MetA — MPVRIPDDLPAAGILESENIFVMSETRAANQDIRPMRVLILNLMPNKIETETQLLRLLGNTPLQVNVDLLRIHDKTSKHTSMDHMNNFYCDFEQVRQRNYDGLIITGAPLGQIEFEQVSYWDHIREIIDWSQTHVTSVLFLCWAAHAALYHLYGLQRQLLTTKCSGVFNHSRTQALHPLLRGFDDEFYAPHSRFAQMELAQIKQHDELEVLAQSNEAGAYIILSQDNRNLFVTGHPEYQKGTLRDEFIRDSQEGLNPSVPCNYFRDDDPEQDIIARWHSHGSLLVSNWLNYYVYQLTPYDLSDMSATTPWEHKK, encoded by the coding sequence ATGCCCGTAAGGATCCCTGATGATTTACCTGCAGCAGGCATTTTAGAATCAGAAAATATTTTTGTGATGTCAGAAACCCGCGCCGCCAATCAGGACATTCGACCGATGCGAGTGCTGATTTTAAATTTGATGCCAAACAAGATTGAGACTGAAACTCAGCTACTGCGCTTACTCGGTAATACCCCTTTGCAGGTCAATGTGGACTTATTGCGCATTCATGATAAGACATCGAAACACACCTCAATGGATCACATGAATAACTTCTATTGTGATTTTGAACAAGTGCGCCAGCGTAATTACGATGGCCTTATCATCACAGGCGCGCCTTTAGGGCAAATCGAATTTGAACAGGTGAGCTATTGGGATCACATTCGGGAAATCATAGATTGGTCTCAGACTCATGTCACCTCAGTGCTGTTTCTTTGCTGGGCAGCCCATGCTGCCTTGTATCATTTGTATGGTTTGCAGCGTCAGCTATTAACGACAAAATGCTCAGGAGTATTTAATCACAGCCGTACCCAAGCACTGCATCCCTTGCTGCGTGGTTTCGATGACGAGTTTTATGCGCCTCATTCACGTTTTGCCCAAATGGAGCTCGCACAAATCAAACAGCATGATGAGCTCGAAGTCTTGGCACAATCCAATGAGGCTGGTGCCTATATTATTTTAAGCCAAGATAATCGCAATTTATTTGTCACAGGCCATCCCGAGTACCAAAAAGGCACCTTAAGGGATGAGTTTATCCGTGATAGTCAAGAAGGCTTAAACCCAAGTGTGCCCTGCAATTATTTTCGTGATGATGACCCTGAACAAGACATTATCGCCCGTTGGCACAGCCACGGTTCGCTGCTGGTGAGTAATTGGCTCAACTATTACGTGTATCAGCTGACGCCTTATGATCTGTCTGATATGAGCGCCACTACCCCTTGGGAGCACAAAAAATAA
- a CDS encoding tetratricopeptide repeat-containing diguanylate cyclase, translating to MSPSVITLLFVLVFLWEGKALAQDNNQTRIEQIKQTLAEIASPEDKLTYLSAKSSLVEGLSGLEQGQFLHLLAGVQEELQQLDGAIISYTQAIAILEQMPLNPLLVHSYLERSYINYLNSNDANIYCQDRQIGLRYARQLQDPELTVKALSLAAFCFNSAEKFDVGIKLLDEALDIAKLHQLSNNRQAMIYNAAAALYRDHGLHRHALAFFKHAYELWLEIDDTQDIFNMLHNIIGETINLFQWEQADIYLEEMEKLTAAKPEFKDFRFFYHYNFGRKSLFSYDFTQAILHLEQAIALQATTNEVFFVHTSFAFLSIAYIQSGDKEQAVKWANAFNQSASVSSSKQDLVMSMQALGLLGQDKPIESVNILLKTINYEREKFADLLNNAVIFSALDHNSKVAEHENRLLEKQLEIKQLELKAQQDEQEITRLSLWLFVLLVAILLGFLGFLYQSRRFFKHRSQTDFLTGIASRSFTMEEGAKALETCHKLKQPLAVVMLDIDNFKHINDSYGHDIGDMAIRAVAQRAKHWLKRNDILGRIGGEEFLLVLPNNNQQEALLIAERLRVSINEKLFKFKGVELKFSISLGVALSKPQQGFNEQVKNADLALYQAKNAGRNCVSMA from the coding sequence ATGAGTCCTAGTGTTATAACTCTCTTGTTTGTATTGGTTTTTCTATGGGAAGGGAAGGCGTTAGCTCAGGATAATAATCAAACTAGGATTGAACAAATCAAACAGACGCTTGCTGAAATAGCCAGCCCTGAAGATAAGTTAACCTACCTGAGCGCCAAGTCATCCCTAGTTGAAGGCTTATCTGGGCTAGAGCAAGGACAATTTTTACATTTATTGGCAGGGGTACAAGAAGAGTTACAACAGCTTGATGGCGCTATAATTAGCTACACCCAAGCCATAGCCATACTTGAACAGATGCCTTTGAATCCATTGTTGGTTCATAGCTACTTAGAACGCTCCTACATTAATTACTTAAATAGCAATGACGCTAATATCTATTGCCAAGATAGGCAGATAGGGCTTAGGTACGCGCGGCAATTACAAGATCCAGAATTGACCGTTAAGGCGCTGAGTCTCGCGGCCTTTTGTTTTAATTCGGCAGAAAAATTTGATGTAGGTATTAAATTGCTGGATGAGGCATTAGACATCGCCAAATTACATCAGCTTTCTAATAATCGCCAAGCCATGATTTATAACGCGGCAGCAGCCCTCTATAGGGATCACGGATTACACCGACACGCCTTGGCTTTCTTCAAACATGCCTATGAGTTATGGCTGGAAATCGATGATACTCAAGATATCTTTAACATGCTGCACAATATCATCGGCGAGACAATCAATTTATTTCAATGGGAGCAAGCGGACATCTACTTAGAAGAAATGGAGAAACTCACCGCAGCCAAGCCAGAATTCAAAGATTTTAGATTTTTCTATCATTATAATTTCGGCCGTAAATCCCTGTTTAGTTATGATTTTACTCAGGCAATCTTACATTTAGAGCAAGCGATAGCCTTACAGGCGACCACTAACGAAGTATTTTTTGTACACACAAGCTTTGCTTTTTTATCCATAGCATACATTCAAAGCGGTGATAAAGAGCAGGCGGTGAAATGGGCGAATGCATTCAATCAATCTGCCAGTGTGTCAAGCAGCAAGCAAGACTTGGTCATGAGCATGCAAGCCCTGGGGCTTTTAGGTCAGGACAAGCCAATTGAGAGCGTGAATATTTTGCTCAAAACCATTAATTATGAAAGGGAGAAGTTTGCTGATTTACTTAATAACGCGGTGATTTTTTCAGCATTAGATCACAACTCAAAAGTCGCGGAACATGAAAATAGATTGTTAGAGAAGCAATTAGAAATTAAACAATTGGAACTTAAGGCGCAGCAGGATGAACAAGAAATTACCCGTTTAAGCTTGTGGTTGTTTGTGTTGCTGGTGGCGATTTTATTGGGATTTTTAGGTTTTTTATACCAATCGAGACGATTTTTTAAGCATCGCTCTCAAACGGATTTTTTAACCGGGATTGCCAGCCGTAGCTTTACCATGGAAGAAGGGGCTAAAGCTCTGGAGACTTGCCATAAGCTCAAGCAACCTTTGGCCGTGGTGATGTTAGACATAGACAATTTTAAGCATATCAATGATTCCTATGGCCACGATATTGGTGATATGGCCATAAGAGCCGTGGCTCAGCGCGCTAAGCACTGGCTTAAGCGAAACGATATTTTAGGCCGTATTGGCGGGGAAGAGTTTTTATTAGTGCTGCCCAACAACAACCAGCAGGAAGCCTTGTTAATTGCCGAGCGCCTCAGAGTAAGCATCAACGAAAAGCTATTTAAGTTTAAGGGTGTTGAGCTTAAGTTTTCTATCAGCTTAGGGGTGGCGCTATCCAAACCTCAACAAGGGTTTAATGAGCAAGTCAAAAATGCCGATCTGGCCCTGTATCAGGCGAAAAATGCCGGAAGAAATTGTGTGAGTATGGCCTAG